A stretch of the Harpia harpyja isolate bHarHar1 chromosome 5, bHarHar1 primary haplotype, whole genome shotgun sequence genome encodes the following:
- the GGH gene encoding gamma-glutamyl hydrolase, with protein sequence MGRRAGLPPLPAAATLLLLLLLLLRCAAAASLVLRGRLAKGNERPIIGILSQECHFKKFHKFGSSYIAASYVKFLESAGARVVPIRLNLSDEEYDKIFHSINGVLFPGGGVDLKTSEYSRVAKIFYHKALEANDKGDYFPVWGTCLGHEELTYLTSGEVLLVNTKTQGFALPLNFTSAAKDSRLFKNFPDDVLHAFATEPLTSNFHMWSLSMKNFTKNEKLRNFYNVLTTNTIEEVEFISTMEAYEYPIYGVQWHPEKNPFEWKNSPGIPHSPSAIRAAYYIADFFINEARKSLHRFPSEDEETKELIYNYTPIYTGTFSSFQQIYFFD encoded by the exons ATGGGGCGCCGCGCAGGGCTTCCTCCCCTCCCGGCCGccgccaccctcctcctcctcctcctcctcctgctccgctGCGCCGCCGCAGCCTCCCTCGTGCTGCGCGGCCGCCTGGCGAAGGGCAACGAGAGACCCATCATTG GGATATTGTCGCAGGAATGTCACTTCAAGAAGTTCCACAAATTTGGAAGTTCTTATATTGCAGCTTCGTATGTGAAGTTTTTGGAATCTGCTGGTGCCCGAGTTGTGCCAATAAG ATTAAATCTTTCAGATGAAGAATATGATAAAATATTCCACTCTATTAATGG GGTACTTTTTCCAGGAGGTGGTGTGGATCTTAAGACTTCAGAATATTCCAGGGTTGCTAAGATATTTTACCACAAGGCATTAGAG gctaACGATAAAGGAGATTATTTCCCAGTATGGGGAACATGTCTTGGACACGAAGAGCTTACGTATCTCACAAGTGGCGAAGTTTTACTTGTTAATACCAAGACACAGGGTTTTGCACTCCCTCTGAACTTTACCTCAG ctGCAAAAGACAGTAGATTATTCAAGAATTTCCCTGATGATGTATTACATGCATTTGCTACTGAGCCGTTGACATCAAACTTTCATATGTGGAGCCTCTCCATGAAG AATTTCACAAAGAATGAAAAGCTTCGTAATTTCTATAATGTTCTGACCACTAACACCATTGAAGAAGTGGAGTTTATATCTACCATGGAAG CATACGAATACCCAATTTATGGTGTCCAGTGGCATCCAGAGAAAAATCCTTTTGAGTGGAAGAATTCACCAGGCATTCCACATTCCCCATCAGCTATAAGAGCAGCGTATTATATAGCTGACTTCTTTATTAATGAAG CCCGGAAGAGCCTGCACCGTTTCCCCAGTGAAGATGAGGAAACAAAAGAATTGATTTATAATTATACTCCAATTTATACaggaacattttcttcatttcagcaaaTCTATTTTTTTGATTGA